DNA from Paraburkholderia sp. PGU19:
CTGGCTTGCGCGCCCGTCGCGAGTACAGGATCGAGCATCATGTCGGCCTCACGGATTGACGAGCAGTGACGACGTATTGCCGACCTGCTTTTCGACGTGCTGCAGCTTGCCCGTGCGCGCATCCATCACGACGAGATCCGACGTGCCCGTGATGCCGTAGAACAGCGGCTTGTCGTCCTCGCTGACCTGGATCGAAGCGATCGGGTCGATCTTCTGCTGCGACAGATCCCAGCGCGCGATGCGCTTTTTCGTCTGCAGGTCGTACACCCAGACTTCCGTGCCGGGGTCCTTGTGCGTGCCTTCGCCGCCCTTGTGCATCGCGACGTAATAGCGATGCAGCTTCGCGTGCACGGCCGTCTGCTGCATGCCGCCAGGACGCCAGCCTTCGGCGCGCTCGGCGTCCGTCAGCAGCGACCACGGCTTGCCGAACACGGGCTTGTCGCCGCGGAAGTCGGCGGTGCGCACCATGCCGTGGAAAGTCGTGAACAGATAGCCGCCCTGATACGGCGACGCGTTGATGTACGCGGGGTCCTTGTCGACGTCGATGAACGCGTCGGACATCGTGCGCTTCGCTTCCTTGCCGTTCGCGTCGAGCGTGATGGTGAGCGCCTTGCCGCTTTCACACAGGCCCGTGAAGCGGTCGTTGCCCGACGGAAACGCGAGCA
Protein-coding regions in this window:
- a CDS encoding amine dehydrogenase large subunit — encoded protein: MRIRRRTASIAATLSFAAACIGSAHAIEKPEELTVQKLPAWHPHEVFVVDISMPSMTDARVYLYDADAKKLLGQIDAGFAPGFAISPDHKTSIVSTTYFARGSHGTRTDVVEMTDNATLDHTGEIVIPPKHGQHVPSPYNTTFSADGKRLYVTNITPAASVTVIDVASKKVLSEVDMAACVLAFPSGNDRFTGLCESGKALTITLDANGKEAKRTMSDAFIDVDKDPAYINASPYQGGYLFTTFHGMVRTADFRGDKPVFGKPWSLLTDAERAEGWRPGGMQQTAVHAKLHRYYVAMHKGGEGTHKDPGTEVWVYDLQTKKRIARWDLSQQKIDPIASIQVSEDDKPLFYGITGTSDLVVMDARTGKLQHVEKQVGNTSSLLVNP